A genomic stretch from Streptomyces sp. QL37 includes:
- a CDS encoding DUF3499 domain-containing protein, whose protein sequence is MSPVRRCSRTACGRPAVATLTYVYADSTAVLGPLATYAEPHCYDLCAEHGERLTAPRGWEVVRLSDPSAPTRPSGDDLEALANAVREAARPQDRQQGGRGPRAADPVEVARRGHLRVLRSPDS, encoded by the coding sequence GTGAGCCCTGTACGTCGCTGTTCGCGAACCGCGTGCGGCCGTCCCGCCGTCGCGACACTGACGTACGTCTATGCCGACTCGACCGCGGTCCTCGGCCCGCTCGCCACCTATGCCGAGCCCCACTGCTACGACCTCTGCGCCGAGCACGGTGAACGGCTCACCGCGCCGCGTGGCTGGGAAGTCGTCCGGCTCTCCGACCCCTCGGCTCCCACCCGCCCCAGTGGTGACGATCTCGAAGCGCTGGCCAACGCCGTGCGCGAGGCGGCCCGGCCCCAGGACCGGCAGCAGGGCGGCCGGGGCCCCCGGGCGGCGGACCCGGTGGAGGTCGCGCGCCGCGGACATCTCCGGGTGCTGCGCTCCCCGGACTCCTGA
- a CDS encoding metallopeptidase family protein: protein MDSPVPPHPPEPRPRRRDRHGRGMRGPVAPPQVPLSVSRAESFRDLVQDSVERLERRWPQLTDVDFLVLDVPGSLEETVPLGRALSAEKGQPAQIIVYRRPVEIRTKSRDERALLVHEVVVEQVAELLGLSPESVDPRYGQD, encoded by the coding sequence ATGGACAGTCCCGTACCGCCCCACCCTCCCGAGCCACGGCCCCGCCGCCGCGACCGCCATGGCCGCGGTATGCGCGGTCCGGTGGCCCCGCCGCAGGTGCCGCTGTCCGTCAGCAGGGCCGAGAGCTTCCGCGATCTCGTGCAGGATTCGGTGGAGCGGCTGGAGCGGCGCTGGCCCCAGCTGACGGACGTCGACTTCCTCGTCCTCGATGTGCCGGGTTCGCTCGAGGAGACCGTGCCGCTGGGGCGCGCGCTCTCCGCCGAGAAGGGGCAGCCCGCCCAGATCATCGTCTACCGGCGTCCCGTCGAGATCCGCACCAAGAGCCGCGACGAGCGCGCTCTGCTGGTGCACGAGGTCGTGGTGGAACAGGTCGCGGAACTGCTCGGCCTCTCTCCCGAGTCGGTCGACCCGCGCTACGGGCAGGACTGA
- a CDS encoding DUF5719 family protein → MKSTPLSLIAGVVALAAVTGFAALTVPGEEGATEAKAAARLPVERSSLLCPEPSMSDLAETTYTSFTPAGKGGQEAGAAELKAAEALPADEDAEKEDAGKDDKDKEDAGKDDEDKGEKAADDKPVVSLKDLGKPSTAETAKSGAPALVGTATGAFAPGWTAQQTTMAAAGGARGLLGVSCTAPDTDFWFPGASTGKARQDYVHLTNPDDTAAVADIELYGAEGPLKSDVAEGITVPARSSVPMLISTLTSEAAENVTVHVTTRSGRVGAVVSAAEDEVGSDWLAASADPADTQVLPGIPADATSVRLVAFAPGEDDADVKVQLLGKNGAFSPAGNDTLHIKSQMTASVDLKDVTRGEPGSLRLTPADGSRTPVVAALRVVRGKGAEQEVAFIPATGPVGERASVADNRAKGSVLSLTAPGETAKVKVTASAGSEGGEAAVKTYTVKGGTTLEVEPEAPAGLKGGYALTVESESGGPVHAARTLTIAEGGVDMFTVQTLPDDEGTVEVPEARQDLSVLDD, encoded by the coding sequence GTGAAGTCCACCCCCCTGTCCCTCATCGCAGGCGTCGTCGCCCTCGCCGCCGTCACCGGCTTCGCCGCGCTCACCGTGCCCGGCGAGGAGGGCGCGACGGAGGCGAAGGCCGCTGCCCGGCTTCCCGTCGAGCGCTCCAGCCTGCTCTGCCCGGAGCCGAGCATGTCCGACCTGGCGGAGACGACGTACACGTCCTTCACCCCGGCGGGGAAGGGCGGCCAGGAGGCCGGTGCCGCCGAGTTGAAGGCGGCGGAAGCCCTCCCCGCGGACGAGGACGCGGAGAAGGAGGACGCGGGCAAGGACGACAAGGACAAGGAGGACGCGGGCAAGGACGACGAGGACAAGGGCGAAAAGGCGGCGGACGACAAGCCCGTCGTCTCGCTCAAGGACCTCGGCAAGCCGTCCACCGCCGAGACCGCCAAGTCCGGTGCTCCCGCGCTCGTCGGCACCGCCACCGGCGCGTTCGCCCCCGGCTGGACCGCCCAGCAGACCACCATGGCCGCCGCGGGCGGCGCCCGCGGTCTGCTCGGTGTCAGCTGCACCGCCCCCGACACGGACTTCTGGTTCCCGGGGGCGAGCACAGGGAAGGCCCGTCAGGACTACGTCCACCTCACCAACCCCGACGACACCGCCGCCGTCGCCGACATCGAGCTGTACGGCGCGGAGGGCCCCCTGAAGTCCGACGTCGCGGAGGGCATCACCGTCCCGGCGAGGTCGAGCGTCCCGATGCTGATCTCGACCCTGACCAGCGAGGCCGCCGAGAACGTCACCGTCCATGTCACCACCCGGTCGGGACGTGTCGGCGCGGTCGTGAGCGCCGCCGAGGACGAGGTGGGCAGCGACTGGCTGGCCGCCTCCGCCGACCCGGCGGACACCCAGGTCCTGCCGGGGATCCCGGCCGACGCCACCTCCGTACGCCTGGTGGCGTTCGCGCCCGGTGAGGACGACGCCGATGTGAAGGTCCAGCTCCTGGGCAAGAACGGGGCGTTCTCACCGGCCGGGAACGACACCCTGCACATCAAGTCGCAGATGACCGCGAGCGTCGACCTCAAGGACGTCACACGGGGGGAGCCCGGCTCGCTCCGGCTGACCCCCGCCGACGGGAGCAGGACCCCGGTGGTCGCCGCCCTGCGCGTGGTGCGAGGCAAGGGCGCCGAGCAGGAGGTCGCCTTCATCCCGGCCACCGGCCCCGTGGGAGAACGGGCGAGCGTGGCTGACAACCGCGCGAAGGGCTCGGTGCTCTCCCTGACCGCTCCGGGCGAAACGGCCAAGGTCAAGGTCACCGCGTCGGCGGGCAGCGAGGGCGGTGAAGCGGCCGTCAAGACGTACACGGTCAAGGGCGGCACGACGCTGGAGGTCGAGCCCGAGGCTCCGGCCGGCCTCAAGGGCGGCTACGCCCTGACGGTGGAGTCCGAGTCGGGCGGCCCGGTGCACGCCGCCCGCACGCTCACGATCGCGGAGGGCGGCGTCGACATGTTCACCGTGCAGACGCTGCCGGACGACGAGGGCACGGTCGAGGTGCCGGAGGCGCGGCAGGACCTCTCCGTACTGGACGACTGA
- a CDS encoding glycosyltransferase yields the protein MSVHSHSAAPNAAAAAPEFPRHVVTAVLVSHDGARWLPHVLGGLLGQERPVQNVVAADTGSADDSARLVTEALGGERVLHLARRTSFGTAVDEATRTAGVLTPDDLPYLKRPSGWDPVTRSWRDDAYDLPELPHGEPVQWLWLLHDDSAPEPDALAEMLRVVDNDRHAAIVGPKLRGWYDRKQLLEVGVSIANSGRRWTGLDRREQDQGQHDQVRTVLSVSSAGMLVRRDVWEELGGFDRRLPLMRDDVDLCWRAHMAGHRVLVAPDAVLRHAEASARERRPIDCAGRSVTSPHRVDKAGAVYTMLANARGKQLPWALVRLVVGTLLRTLAYLVGKVPGQALDEVAGLFGTLLRPGRILAARRARKGGAVDAAELRSLFPPPGATVRATVEQVAGNFGSRTDSDSGGSRHGAVESGPGGDDADFLEIEQFARLKKVGRKPGPVLFALLLLVSLVACRGLLGSGALAGGALLPAPADVSDLWGRYADGWHPVGTGGTQSAPPYLGVIAALSALFLGSTGFALTLLLVCSVPLAGLTAYFASRPLIESRLLRAWASVAYAFLPAATGALATGRLGTAVLAVLLPLIARAAVAAHGLRGDDSTARGSWRATWAYTLLLTFTMAFTPIVWPLAVVLGIGVLVLRRSDIAAYGLRFLATAGTPLLVLAPWSLSLLTSPSDFLKEAGLDIGTGTASALDLLGISPGGPKAAGGVLLLGIVLAALAALMRGERQFAIRTAWVVVLVSLVFAAISNGSTWAGPATLVYGIALLTAALLGADGARVRVAALSFGWRQPVAALIALAAGLAPVLAAAGWMIGGAAGPVERRDPVQVPAFVAEESSTRDQARTLVLGGTSPAAVSYSLVRGSGARLGDAELTEAGGSNTHLDKVVANLVAGSGADQGSQLSGFAIRYVLVRDGAPRQMSRVLDSTPGLSRLSQLDGSALWRVDRQVSRLAVIPSGEGAEPVPVGSLAVEAHSEIPEGGAGRVLRIADAADPGWQATLNGKALTPKTVDGWAQGFELPAEGGTLDLTFDEPVTHTAWVWAQMALGVVLVVMALPGRRREIDDDLPEETEAVAAEPVAGEGRRARRLRAAAQAEAAAAGDDAAGTAYAEEGTATGYGEAAPGAPEQTPAEYIPAQQSADPYAAVADAQDGTDPYAGAQDGTGTYAAVPQQNYGEWEAQQYQGADYGQYQGGQDAGQYYQPDPYQQDPYQQQGAYDPYGYAQQQPYAPGTGEAAPYDGQDGHDENTAQGHHPWPNGNGNGNGNASRGESE from the coding sequence ATGTCCGTGCACAGCCACTCGGCGGCGCCGAACGCGGCCGCCGCCGCCCCAGAGTTCCCCCGGCACGTCGTCACCGCCGTGCTCGTCTCGCACGACGGCGCACGATGGCTGCCCCATGTGCTCGGCGGACTGCTCGGGCAGGAGCGCCCCGTACAGAACGTCGTCGCCGCCGACACCGGCAGCGCCGACGACTCCGCCCGCCTGGTGACCGAGGCGCTCGGTGGCGAGCGCGTCCTCCACCTGGCACGGCGTACGAGCTTCGGTACGGCCGTCGACGAGGCGACCCGCACGGCCGGCGTCCTCACCCCCGACGACCTGCCTTACCTGAAGCGCCCCAGCGGCTGGGACCCCGTCACCCGCAGCTGGCGCGACGACGCGTACGACCTGCCGGAGCTTCCGCACGGCGAACCCGTCCAGTGGCTCTGGCTGCTGCACGACGACAGCGCCCCCGAGCCGGACGCGCTCGCCGAGATGCTCCGCGTCGTCGACAACGACAGGCACGCCGCGATCGTCGGTCCCAAGCTGCGGGGCTGGTACGACCGCAAGCAGCTCCTCGAGGTCGGCGTCTCCATCGCCAACAGCGGCCGCCGCTGGACCGGACTGGACCGCCGCGAACAGGACCAGGGCCAGCACGACCAGGTCCGCACGGTCCTCTCCGTCTCCTCCGCCGGCATGCTGGTGCGCCGCGACGTCTGGGAGGAGCTCGGCGGCTTCGACCGCAGGCTCCCGCTGATGCGTGACGACGTCGACCTCTGCTGGCGCGCCCACATGGCCGGCCACCGGGTGCTCGTGGCCCCCGACGCCGTCCTGCGGCATGCCGAGGCCTCCGCCAGGGAACGCCGCCCCATCGACTGTGCCGGACGCTCCGTCACCAGCCCGCACCGCGTCGACAAGGCCGGCGCCGTCTACACGATGCTCGCCAACGCCCGCGGCAAACAGCTGCCGTGGGCCCTGGTCCGCCTCGTCGTCGGCACCCTGCTGCGCACTCTCGCCTACCTCGTCGGCAAGGTGCCCGGCCAGGCGCTCGACGAGGTCGCCGGACTCTTCGGCACCCTCCTGCGCCCCGGGCGGATCCTCGCCGCGCGCCGAGCGCGCAAGGGAGGGGCGGTGGACGCGGCCGAGCTGCGGTCGCTCTTCCCGCCGCCCGGCGCCACGGTCCGGGCCACCGTCGAACAGGTCGCGGGCAACTTCGGCAGCCGCACCGACTCCGACTCCGGCGGCTCACGGCACGGAGCGGTCGAGTCCGGCCCCGGCGGTGACGACGCCGACTTCCTGGAGATCGAACAGTTCGCACGGCTCAAGAAGGTCGGCCGCAAACCCGGCCCCGTGCTCTTCGCGCTGCTCCTTCTCGTCTCGCTGGTGGCCTGCCGGGGTCTGCTCGGCAGCGGGGCCCTCGCGGGCGGCGCACTGCTGCCCGCCCCGGCCGACGTCTCCGACCTCTGGGGGCGTTACGCGGACGGCTGGCACCCCGTCGGCACCGGCGGAACCCAGTCCGCACCGCCCTACCTCGGAGTGATCGCCGCCCTGTCGGCGCTGTTCCTCGGTTCCACGGGCTTCGCGCTGACCCTCCTGCTCGTCTGCTCGGTCCCGCTCGCCGGGCTCACCGCGTACTTCGCCTCCCGGCCGCTCATCGAGTCCCGGCTGCTGCGGGCCTGGGCGAGCGTCGCGTACGCCTTCCTGCCCGCCGCCACCGGAGCGCTGGCCACCGGGCGGCTCGGCACAGCGGTTCTGGCCGTCCTGCTTCCGCTGATCGCCCGCGCGGCCGTCGCCGCGCACGGGCTGCGGGGCGACGATTCCACCGCGCGCGGCAGCTGGCGCGCCACCTGGGCGTACACCCTGCTGCTCACCTTCACCATGGCCTTCACGCCGATCGTCTGGCCGCTCGCGGTGGTCCTCGGCATCGGGGTGCTCGTGCTGCGCCGGAGCGACATCGCGGCGTACGGGCTGCGCTTCCTGGCCACGGCCGGAACACCGCTCCTGGTCCTCGCGCCCTGGTCGCTCTCCCTGCTGACCAGCCCGTCGGACTTCCTGAAGGAGGCCGGGCTCGACATCGGTACGGGCACGGCCTCCGCCCTCGACCTGCTCGGCATCAGCCCCGGTGGCCCCAAGGCCGCGGGCGGCGTCCTGCTGCTGGGCATCGTGCTCGCGGCGCTGGCCGCCCTGATGCGTGGGGAGCGGCAGTTCGCGATCCGCACCGCCTGGGTCGTCGTGCTCGTCTCCCTGGTCTTCGCGGCGATCTCCAACGGCTCCACCTGGGCCGGGCCCGCCACGCTCGTCTACGGCATCGCTCTGCTCACCGCCGCGCTGCTCGGCGCGGACGGCGCCCGGGTCCGGGTCGCCGCGCTGAGCTTCGGCTGGCGGCAGCCGGTCGCCGCGCTGATCGCCCTGGCCGCCGGGCTCGCCCCGGTCCTGGCCGCGGCGGGCTGGATGATCGGCGGCGCGGCCGGTCCGGTGGAGCGCCGCGACCCCGTGCAGGTGCCCGCCTTCGTCGCGGAGGAGAGCAGCACCCGCGACCAGGCGCGCACCCTGGTGCTCGGGGGCACGTCCCCCGCCGCCGTCTCCTACAGCCTGGTCCGCGGTTCGGGCGCCCGTCTGGGCGACGCCGAGCTCACCGAGGCCGGCGGCAGCAACACGCACCTCGACAAGGTCGTCGCCAACCTGGTCGCCGGTTCCGGCGCCGACCAGGGCAGCCAGCTCAGCGGCTTCGCGATCCGCTACGTACTCGTACGGGACGGGGCGCCCCGGCAGATGAGCCGGGTGCTGGACTCGACGCCCGGCCTGAGCCGGCTCAGCCAGCTGGACGGAAGCGCCCTGTGGCGGGTCGACCGTCAGGTCTCCCGGCTCGCGGTCATCCCCTCCGGGGAGGGCGCCGAGCCCGTACCCGTCGGTTCACTGGCCGTCGAGGCGCACAGCGAGATCCCCGAGGGCGGCGCAGGCCGGGTGCTCCGGATCGCCGACGCGGCCGACCCGGGCTGGCAGGCCACGCTGAACGGCAAGGCGCTGACCCCGAAGACCGTGGACGGCTGGGCACAGGGCTTCGAGCTGCCCGCCGAGGGCGGCACGCTGGACCTCACGTTCGACGAACCCGTCACCCACACCGCCTGGGTCTGGGCGCAGATGGCGCTCGGCGTCGTCCTCGTGGTGATGGCCCTGCCGGGCCGCCGCCGGGAGATCGACGACGACCTGCCGGAGGAGACCGAGGCCGTCGCGGCCGAGCCGGTCGCCGGCGAGGGACGCCGGGCCCGCAGGCTGCGAGCGGCGGCCCAGGCGGAAGCGGCGGCGGCAGGAGACGACGCGGCGGGGACGGCGTACGCGGAGGAGGGCACGGCGACCGGGTACGGCGAGGCGGCCCCGGGCGCTCCGGAGCAGACGCCGGCGGAGTACATCCCGGCGCAGCAGAGTGCCGATCCGTACGCGGCGGTCGCCGATGCCCAGGACGGCACGGACCCGTACGCCGGCGCCCAGGACGGCACCGGCACCTACGCGGCGGTCCCGCAGCAGAACTACGGAGAGTGGGAGGCGCAGCAGTACCAGGGCGCCGACTACGGCCAGTACCAGGGCGGCCAGGACGCCGGCCAGTACTACCAGCCCGATCCCTACCAGCAGGACCCGTACCAGCAGCAGGGCGCCTACGACCCGTACGGCTACGCCCAGCAGCAGCCCTACGCCCCGGGGACGGGCGAAGCCGCCCCGTACGACGGGCAGGACGGGCACGACGAGAACACGGCCCAGGGCCACCACCCGTGGCCGAACGGCAACGGCAACGGCAACGGCAACGCATCGCGAGGCGAGTCCGAGTGA
- a CDS encoding WhiB family transcriptional regulator, with protein MTELFQQLLVEDADEELGWQERALCAQTDPESFFPEKGGSTREAKKVCLACEVRSECLEYALNNDERFGIWGGLSERERRRLKKAAI; from the coding sequence ATGACCGAGCTGTTCCAGCAACTGCTGGTCGAGGACGCGGACGAAGAGCTCGGCTGGCAGGAGCGCGCGCTGTGCGCCCAGACCGACCCCGAGTCCTTCTTTCCTGAGAAGGGCGGCTCCACCCGCGAGGCCAAGAAGGTCTGTCTCGCCTGCGAAGTCCGTTCCGAATGCCTTGAGTACGCCCTCAACAACGACGAACGGTTCGGGATCTGGGGCGGTCTCTCCGAGCGGGAGCGGCGACGCCTGAAGAAGGCGGCCATCTGA
- a CDS encoding cysteine dioxygenase family protein — protein MNSDSDLSIAGDILEVQHLLQPASPHPSTVAGFAGLARSIAADRARWAPLVRYDTASRWYHRLQTGPGYEVWLLSWVPGQGSGRHDHGLSSGVLTVLEGQLTEHTARGPQALGAGAQRVFAPGYVHEVVNDSLEPAVSLHIYYPGLTDMPMHATQCASTAQDVVPA, from the coding sequence ATGAACAGCGACAGCGACCTTTCGATCGCCGGCGACATCCTTGAGGTCCAGCACCTTCTCCAGCCGGCCAGCCCTCACCCCTCCACCGTGGCCGGGTTCGCCGGACTCGCCCGCTCCATCGCCGCGGACCGCGCCCGGTGGGCGCCGCTCGTCCGGTACGACACCGCGTCCCGCTGGTACCACCGGCTGCAAACCGGGCCCGGCTACGAGGTCTGGCTGCTGAGCTGGGTCCCCGGCCAGGGCAGCGGCCGCCACGACCACGGCCTCTCCTCCGGCGTACTCACGGTCCTGGAGGGCCAGTTGACCGAGCACACGGCGCGCGGGCCGCAGGCCCTGGGCGCGGGCGCGCAGCGTGTCTTCGCCCCCGGATACGTCCACGAGGTCGTCAACGACTCCCTGGAGCCCGCCGTCAGCCTGCACATCTACTACCCGGGCCTGACGGACATGCCCATGCACGCGACACAGTGCGCCTCGACCGCCCAGGACGTCGTACCGGCCTGA
- the cofD gene encoding 2-phospho-L-lactate transferase, translated as MRIVVLAGGIGGARFLRGLKQAAPDADITVIGNTGDDIHLFGLKVCPDLDTVMYTLGGGIDEEQGWGRTDESFRVKDELAAYGVGPEWFGLGDRDFATHIVRTQMLGAGYPLSAVTEALCARWKPGVRLIPMSDDRVETHVAVDVDGESKAVHFQEYWVKLRASVPAQAVVPVGAEQAKPAPGVLEAIAESDVIVFPPSNPVVSVGTILAVPGIREAIAEAGVPVVGLSPIVGDAPVRGMADKVLAAVGVESTAAAVAQHYGSGLLDGWLVDSVDAGVVDEVEAAGIRCRAVPLMMTDVDATAEMARQALALAEEVRA; from the coding sequence ATGCGCATTGTGGTTCTGGCCGGCGGTATCGGTGGTGCTCGTTTCCTGCGTGGCCTCAAACAGGCCGCGCCCGACGCGGACATCACGGTGATCGGCAACACCGGCGACGACATCCATCTGTTCGGGCTGAAGGTCTGCCCCGACCTCGACACCGTGATGTACACCCTCGGCGGTGGCATCGACGAGGAGCAGGGCTGGGGGCGTACCGACGAGAGCTTCCGGGTCAAGGACGAGCTCGCGGCCTACGGCGTGGGGCCCGAGTGGTTCGGCCTCGGCGACCGTGACTTCGCGACCCATATCGTCCGTACGCAGATGCTCGGCGCGGGCTATCCCCTGAGCGCGGTCACCGAGGCGCTCTGCGCACGCTGGAAGCCGGGGGTCCGGCTGATCCCGATGTCCGACGACCGCGTCGAGACGCATGTGGCCGTGGACGTGGACGGCGAGAGCAAGGCCGTCCACTTCCAGGAGTACTGGGTGAAGCTGCGCGCCTCCGTGCCGGCGCAGGCCGTCGTGCCGGTGGGCGCGGAGCAGGCCAAGCCCGCTCCGGGCGTCCTGGAGGCCATCGCCGAGTCGGACGTCATCGTCTTCCCGCCGTCGAACCCCGTCGTGTCGGTGGGGACCATCCTCGCCGTGCCCGGCATCCGGGAGGCGATCGCCGAGGCCGGGGTCCCCGTCGTCGGGCTCTCCCCCATCGTCGGCGACGCCCCCGTGCGCGGCATGGCGGACAAGGTGCTGGCCGCGGTGGGCGTCGAGTCCACCGCCGCGGCCGTCGCCCAGCACTACGGTTCGGGCCTGCTCGACGGCTGGCTCGTCGACAGCGTGGACGCCGGAGTGGTCGACGAGGTCGAGGCGGCCGGGATCCGCTGCCGCGCCGTCCCGCTGATGATGACGGACGTGGACGCCACCGCCGAGATGGCCCGCCAGGCCCTGGCGCTGGCCGAGGAGGTACGCGCATGA